The following proteins are co-located in the Hypomesus transpacificus isolate Combined female chromosome 23, fHypTra1, whole genome shotgun sequence genome:
- the asb11 gene encoding ankyrin repeat and SOCS box protein 11, protein MAGVQTEMALCFRPWMGSRRIFGRLGCNSLMADWWSDRTPLHDAACQGRLLNLRTLLSQGYCVDTLTMDRVSPLHEACLGGHYACVKFLLESGANAEAVTADGDTPLSSACSSGSAACVRLVLQYSPVLHFSHQLASPIHEAARKGHSECVEVLLTHGAHIDLQLPEQGTPLYSACLARSAECVERLLYLGADVQLGCGPDSPLHVAVREGGVRVVELLMDYGADGSCRNADRKTPLDLAAANSPVRTTLLSRGPCSLAQACRVSIRRRLGGSRLHGASGLFLPLRLQAFLLYQ, encoded by the exons ATGGCTGGTGTTCAGACTGAGATGGCCCTGTGTTTTCGTCCTTGGATGGGGTCCCGCCGCATATTTGGACGACTCGGATGCAACTCGCTCATGGCTG ACTGGTGGTCAGACAGGACTCCCCTCCACGATGCCGCATGTCAGGGTAGACTGCTGAACCTCCGAACTCTGCTCTCACAG gggtACTGTGTGGACACGCTGACCATGGACAGAGTCTCTCCCCTCCACGAAGCATGTCTGGGTGGACACTACGCTTGCGTCAAGTTCCTCCTGGAGAGTGGGGCCAAC GCGGAGGCGGTCACTGCTGACGGAGACACGCCACTGTCCAGTGCCTGCAGCAGTGGCAGCGCTGCGTGTGTGAGGCTGGTCCTGCAGTACAGCCCCGTCCTCCACTTCTCACACCAGTTGGCATCACCCATCCATGAGGCGGCCAGAAAAG GCCACAGCGAGTGTGTGGAAGTGCTTCTGACTCACGGGGCCCACATAGACCTGCAGCTTCCTGAGCAGGGTACCCCACTGTACTCAGCCTGCTTGGCCCGGTCCGCAGAATGTGTGGAGAGGCTGCTGTACTTAG GTGCTGATGTCCAGTTGGGGTGTGGCCCAGACTCACCGTTACATGTGGCAGTGCGAGAAGGTGGCGTGAGAGTGGTGGAGCTTCTGATGGACTACGGGGCTGATGGGAGTTGTAGGAACGCAGACAGGAAGACCCCGTTGGACCTTGCGGCAGCCAACAGCCCTGTCAGAACGACACTGCTGAGCAGAG GTCCCTGTTCTCTGGCCCAGGCATGCCGGGTCTCTATTCGTCGGCGTTTGGGTGGGAGTCGTCTCCATGGCGCCTCtggcctcttcctccccctcagacTCCAGGCCTTCCTCCTCTACCAGTGA
- the LOC124485337 gene encoding phosphatidylinositol N-acetylglucosaminyltransferase subunit A-like isoform X3: MGQRRRGVAVHLPTTSKGSDVPTATATFRGHAKHNICMVSDFFYPNMGGVESHIYELSQCLIEKGHKVVVATHAYGNRTGIRYLTNGLKVYYLPLQVMYNQSTITTCLHSLPLLRCVFVRERISVVHAHSSFSAMAHDALFHAKTMGINTVFTDHSLFGFADVSSVLTNKLLTVTLCDTNHTVCVSYTSKENTVLRAGLNPEIVSVIPNAVEPTDFTPDPSRRQQDSITIVVVSRLVYRKGIDLLGGIIPKLCLKHLDLHFLIGGEGPKRIVLEEVREKYQLHDRVRLLGALEHKDVRGVLVQGHIFLNTSLTEAFCMAIVEGASCGLQVVSTRVGGIPEVLPEDLITLCEPNVRSLCEGLESVIARQRAGAVPSPASIHARVCTLYTWRNVAERTEKVYDKVVGQEVLPLDRRLFRLRSHCGPVAGAIFSFVAILDFLFLLLLQWLRPDRVMDVAMDATGPQGRWGRGLDCRKSITLKSVTMKDPAVGQTR; the protein is encoded by the exons ATGGGCCAAAGAAGAAGAGGGGTGGCTGTGCACCTCCCCACCACAAGCAAAGGCTCCGACGTCCCCACCGCTACGGCCACTTTCCGCGGACAtgccaaacacaacatttgcATGGTGTCTGACTTCTTCTATCCTAATATGGGGGGAGTGGAGAGCCACATATACGAGCTCTCCCAGTGTCTCATTGAGAAAGGGCACAAGGTGGTTGTGGCCACCCATGCTTATGGCAACAGGACAGGGATTCGCTACCTGACCAATGGGCTCAAGGTGTACTACCTGCCCCTCCAGGTGATGTACAACCAATCTACCATCACCACCTGCCTCCACAGCCTGCCTTTGCTgcgctgtgtgtttgtaagggaGCGCATCTCTGTGGTGCATGCGCACAGTTCCTTCTCCGCCATGGCCCATGATGCACTGTTCCACGCCAAGACCATGGGTATCAACACC GTGTTCACCGACCACTCTCTCTTCGGATTCGCTGACGTGAGCTCCGTGCTGACCAATAAGCTACTGACAGTGACGCTGTGCGACACCAatcacacggtgtgtgtgtcgtaCACCAGCAAGGAGAACACCGTGCTGCGAGCGGGGCTCAACCCAGAGATCGTCTCGGTCATCCCCAACGCTGTGGAGCCCACAGACTTCACCCCCGACCCATCCCGACGCCAACAGGACTCCATCACCATAGTGGTGGTCAGCCGCCTCGTCTACCGCAAAG GTATTGATCTCCTCGGTGGTATTATTCCCAAACTCTGTCTCAAACACCTCGATCTACATTTCCTCATTGGGGGAGAGGGGCCTAAGAGGATTGTgttggaggaagtgagggagaaatACCAGCTCCATGACAG ggTTCGTCTGctcggggctctggaacacAAAGACGTGCGAGGCGTTCTGGTGCAAGGCCACATCTTCCTCAACACCTCCTTGACAGAAGCCTTCTGCATGGCCATAGTGGAGGGGGCCAGCTGTGGTCTGCAG gtGGTCAGTACCCGAGTAGGGGGCATCCCGGAGGTTCTGCCGGAGGATCTGATCACCCTCTGCGAGCCCAACGTGCGTTCTCTGTGCGAAGGCCTGGAGAGCGTCATCGCCAGGCAACGGGCGGGCGCCGTCCCCTCGCCCGCCTCCATCCACGCCCGAGTGTGCACCCTTTACACCTGGAGGAACGTGGCCGAGCGGACGGAAAAG GTCTATGACAAGGTGGTGGGACAGGAGGTCCTTCCCCTGGACAGAAGGTTGTTCCGGTTGAGGTCTCACTGTGGCCCCGTGGCCGGCGCCATCTTCTCCTTCGTGGCCATCCttgacttcctcttcctgctcctcctccagtggCTCCGCCCAGACCGCGTCATGGACGTCGCCATGGACGCCACAGGCCCCCAGGggcggtgggggaggggatTGGATTGTAGGAAAAGTATTACTTTGAAAAGTGTCACGATGAAGGACCCAGCTGTGGGCCAGACCAGATGA
- the mao gene encoding amine oxidase [flavin-containing]: MTAPSNTYDVIVVGGGISGLSAAKLLKASGLKPVVLEARDRVGGRTFTVRNKETTYVDLGGAYIGPTQNRILRLAKEYNIKTYKVNEEESLLHYVKGKSYPFKGSFPPMWNPFALMDYNNLWRKMDEMGAEIPREAPWRAPHAEEWDKMTMKELFDKTCWTGVARRFATLFVNVNVTSEPHEVSALWFLWYVKQCGGTMRIFSTTNGGQERKFVGGSSQISECMAAELGDLVKLESPVYSVDQTGDKVVVETLNKETYKAKYVILATPPGLNMKMHFNPEMPPLRNQLISRVPMGSVIKCMVYYKENFWRKKGYCGSMVIEEEEAPIGLTLDDTKPDGTIPAIMGFILARKCRRLADLTKEERKKKICEIYSRVLDSEEALHPVHYEEKNWCEEQYSGGCYTAYFPPGILTQYGRVLREPVGRLFFAGTETATEWSGYMEGAIQAGERAAREILCAMGEIPASQIWQPEPESIEVPAHPFVTTFWERNLPSVGGFLKFMGISSILSFATAAGLTAYKKGLLSRS, encoded by the exons ggTTAAGCGCCGCCAAGCTGTTGAAGGCGAGTGGGCTGAAGCCTGTGGTTCTAGAGGCCAGAGACCGAGTTGGAGGACGGACCTTCACTGTTCGG AATAAGGAGACCACCTATGTGGACCTGGGAGGGGCTTATATTGGGCCCACTCAGAACCGCATCCTCCGATTGGCCAAGGAATACAATATTAAAACCTATAAAGTCAACGAGGAAGAGAGTCTGTTGCACTATGTCAAG GGGAAGTCATACCCATTCAAAGGCTCCTTCCCACCCATGTGGAACCCCTTTGCCCTCATGGACTACAACAACCTGTGGAGGAAGATGGATGAGATGGGTGCAGAG ATCCCCAGAGAGGCCCCCTGGAGAGCCCCCCATGCTGAGGAGTGGGACAAGATGACAATGAAAGAGCTCTTTGACAAGACCTGCTGGACCGG TGTGGCCCGGCGCTTCGCCACGTTGTTTGTGAACGTGAACGTGACCTCGGAACCCCACGAGGTGTCGGCGCTCTGGTTCCTCTGGTACGTCAAGCAGTGTGGAGGAACCATGAGGATCTTCTCTACCACCAATGGAGGACAG GAGAGAAAGTTTGTGGGCGGCTCAAGCCAGATCAGCGAGTGTATGGCTGCGGAGCTGGGAGACCTGGTGAAGTTGGAGTCTCCGGTGTACAGCGTCGACCAGACCGGAGACAAAGTCGTGGTCGAGACACTTAACAAGGAAACATACAAG GCCAAGTATGTGATCCTGGCCACACCCCCTGGTCTGAACATGAAGATGCACTTTAACCCGGAGATGCCCCCTCTCAGGAACCAGCTGATCAGCCGTGTGCCCATGGGCAGTGTGATCAAGTGCATGGTGTACTACAAAGAGAACTTCTGGAGGAAGAAGG ggtaCTGTGGCAGCATGGtgattgaggaggaggaggctccaATTGGCCTGACCCTAGATGACACCAAGCCTGATGGGACTATACCTGCCATTATGGG ATTCATCCTGGCCCGCAAGTGCAGGAGGCTGGCAGACCTGACCAAAGAGGAGAG AAAGAAGAAGATCTGTGAGATCTACTCCAGAGTGCTGGACTCAGAGGAGGCGCTGCAC CCTGTCCACTATGAAGAGAAGAACTGGTGTGAAGAGCAGTACTCTGGAGGCTGCTACACCGCCTACTTCCCTCCTGGGATCCTCACCCAGTATGGCAG GGTTCTGAGGGAGCCAGTTGGGCGGCTGTTCTTTGCGGGCACAGAGACGGCCACAGAGTGGAGTGGGTACATGGAGGGGGCCATCCAGGCCGGCGAGAGGGCTGCccgagag atCTTGTGTGCGATGGGAGAAATCCCTGCAAGTCAGATTTGGCAACCAGAGCCTGAGTCTATT GAAGTTCCAGCCCACCCGTTCGTCACAACGTTTTGGGAGCGAAATCTCCCTTCGGTGGGCGGCTTCCTCAAGTTCATGGGCATTTCATCCATCCTCTCCTTTGCCACGGCAGCCGGACTGACGGCCTATAAGAAGGGGCTCCTGTCCAGAAGTTAA